Proteins from one Oryza sativa Japonica Group chromosome 12, ASM3414082v1 genomic window:
- the LOC4352842 gene encoding uncharacterized LOC4352842: MSLRPPPAVEKKTAKKKKKKRYAPNRLYKQRPSRRVPPFLPPPRPPPQSSPLDPHLPLPLPPPSFITASVPFPMAEDEFELDEEVFLDIPVDVVHSVVALAAGGGGGGGDALHPERERALHPAEDRGGVALAVEVVPPREPDDEQGTGAGHGGEEEETDIVVGDYMERGGGDDDDVFSSTCLTTVLFTLLSIIVWAVFLYGAAKLCVNYLVPLFRQQPPPSLPSPASHTYDADADMRCPCPCPSDLQAWRNLVGEDGDAYASELSWLPPLGNASAAVLPVDTLRVAAGAGGPYHSVVALLVAAVIFAVLGYLVKHLMTH, from the exons ATGTCTCTCCGACCGCCGCCtgcggtggagaagaagaccgccaagaagaagaagaagaagcgttACGCTCCCAACCGCCTATATAAGCAGCGCCCCAGCCGCCGAGTTCCCCCCTTTCTTCCTCCACCCCGACCACCACCTCAAAGCTCTCCACTCGAtccccacctccccctccccctcccaccaCCATCCTTCATCACCGCCTCCGTTCCGTTCCCCATGGCGGAGGACGAGTTCGAGCTCGATGAGGAGGTGTTTCTCGACATACCCGTCGACGTCGTCCACTCCGTGGTGGCGCtggctgcaggcggcggcggcggcggcggcgacgctctgCATCCAGAGCGGGAGAGAGCTCTGCACCCGGCGGAGGACAGAGGCGGGGTTGCGCTCGCGGTTGAGGTCGTGCCCCCGCGTGAGCCCGACGACGAGCAGGGGACGGGcgccggccacggcggcgaggaggaggagaccgacatcgtcgtcggcgactatatggagcgcggcggcggcgacgacgacgatgtgtTCTCATCTACATGCCTCACGACCGTGCTCTTCACGCTGCTCAGCATCATCGTTTGGGCCGTCTTCCTCTACGGCGCCGCCAAGCTTTGCGTCAACTACTTAGTTCCCTTGTTCCGGCAGCAGCCACCACCATCACTTCCATCGCCGGCCTCGCACACctacgacgccgacgccgataTGCGGTGCCCATGCCCATGTCCCTCAG ATTTACAGGCCTGGAGGAACTTGGTAGGTGAGGACGGCGACGCCTACGCTTCTGAGCTCTCGTGGCTCCCGCCGTTGGGGAACGCCTCAGCTGCCGTCCTCCCCGTCGACACTCTCCGAG TTGCCGCTGGTGCTGGGGGGCCGTATCATTCTGTCGTGGCGCTGCTCGTTGCGGCAGTGATCTTTGCTGTGCTCGGGTACCTCGTCAAGCATCTGATGACGCATTAG
- the LOC4352843 gene encoding deoxyhypusine hydroxylase-B isoform X1 encodes MEGFLCDRLLDAAQPIAERFRALFSLRNLRGDAPRRALLQAARDSSNLLAHEAAFALGQMQDAEAIPALEAVLKDLSLHPIVRHEAAEALGAIGLEKSISLLEESLAVDPAVEVQETCELAIRRIEEQKNTSGVESATVSPFLSVDPALPAKQGLPVEQLRHLLLNEQESMYERYAALFALRNDSGDAAVSAIVAALGVKSALLRHEVAYVLGQLQNKAASDALSTVLKNVDEHPMVRHEAAEALGSIADQESIALLEEFAKDPEPIVSQSCEVALSMLEYERSGKAFEFLFPQTPQVQQES; translated from the exons ATGGAGGGGTTCCTCTGCGACCGCCTGCTCGACGCGGCGCAGCCCATCGCCGAGCGCTTCCGGGCGCTCTTCTCCCTCCGCAACCTCCGCGGCGACGcccctcgccgcgccctcctccaag CTGCAAGGGACTCTTCAAACTTGCTTGCCCATGAGGCTGCATTTGCACTAGGACAAATGCAAGATGCTGAGGCTATCCCTGCATTAGAGGCAGTTCTCAAAGATCTTTCACTTCATCCAATTGTCCGACACGAG GCTGCGGAAGCGCTTGGAGCTATTGGCCTGGAAAAGAGCATTTCCCTGCTGGAGGAGAGTTTAGCTGTTGATCCTGCCGTGGAAGTTCAAGAAACATGTGAGCTGGCTATTAGACGGATAGAAGAGCAAAAGAATACTAGTGGAGTTGAAAGTGCAACTGTTTCACCTTTTCTCTCAGTTGATCCAGCACTGCCTGCAAAGCAAGGACTTCCAGTAGAACAACTAAGGCAT CTTCTTCTCAACGAGCAAGAAAGCATGTATGAACGTTATGCAGCTCTCTTTGCACTAAGGAATGACAGTGGAGATGCTGCTGTTTCTGCTATTGTTGCTGCTCTAGGCGTCAAAAGTGCTCTTCTACGCCACGAG GTTGCTTATGTGTTAGGCCAGCTACAAAACAAAGCTGCTTCAGATGCACTTTCCACTGTCCTGAAGAATGTTGATGAGCATCCAATGGTCAGGCATGAAGCTGCTGAGGCCCTTGGTTCAATTGCAG ATCAGGAAAGCATTGCACTTCTGGAGGAGTTTGCAAAGGACCCTGAGCCAATAGTCTCCCAGAGCTGCGAAGTAGCACTCAGCATGCTTGAATATGAGAGATCAGGGAAGGCCTTTGAG TTTTTGTTCCCGCAGACTcctcaggtgcagcaggagtcCTAA
- the LOC4352843 gene encoding deoxyhypusine hydroxylase-B — protein MEGFLCDRLLDAAQPIAERFRALFSLRNLRGDAPRRALLQAARDSSNLLAHEAAFALGQMQDAEAIPALEAVLKDLSLHPIVRHEAAEALGAIGLEKSISLLEESLAVDPAVEVQETCELAIRRIEEQKNTSGVESATVSPFLSVDPALPAKQGLPVEQLRELLLNEQESMYERYAALFALRNDSGDAAVSAIVAALGVKSALLRHEVAYVLGQLQNKAASDALSTVLKNVDEHPMVRHEAAEALGSIADQESIALLEEFAKDPEPIVSQSCEVALSMLEYERSGKAFEFLFPQTPQVQQES, from the exons ATGGAGGGGTTCCTCTGCGACCGCCTGCTCGACGCGGCGCAGCCCATCGCCGAGCGCTTCCGGGCGCTCTTCTCCCTCCGCAACCTCCGCGGCGACGcccctcgccgcgccctcctccaag CTGCAAGGGACTCTTCAAACTTGCTTGCCCATGAGGCTGCATTTGCACTAGGACAAATGCAAGATGCTGAGGCTATCCCTGCATTAGAGGCAGTTCTCAAAGATCTTTCACTTCATCCAATTGTCCGACACGAG GCTGCGGAAGCGCTTGGAGCTATTGGCCTGGAAAAGAGCATTTCCCTGCTGGAGGAGAGTTTAGCTGTTGATCCTGCCGTGGAAGTTCAAGAAACATGTGAGCTGGCTATTAGACGGATAGAAGAGCAAAAGAATACTAGTGGAGTTGAAAGTGCAACTGTTTCACCTTTTCTCTCAGTTGATCCAGCACTGCCTGCAAAGCAAGGACTTCCAGTAGAACAACTAAG GGAGCTTCTTCTCAACGAGCAAGAAAGCATGTATGAACGTTATGCAGCTCTCTTTGCACTAAGGAATGACAGTGGAGATGCTGCTGTTTCTGCTATTGTTGCTGCTCTAGGCGTCAAAAGTGCTCTTCTACGCCACGAG GTTGCTTATGTGTTAGGCCAGCTACAAAACAAAGCTGCTTCAGATGCACTTTCCACTGTCCTGAAGAATGTTGATGAGCATCCAATGGTCAGGCATGAAGCTGCTGAGGCCCTTGGTTCAATTGCAG ATCAGGAAAGCATTGCACTTCTGGAGGAGTTTGCAAAGGACCCTGAGCCAATAGTCTCCCAGAGCTGCGAAGTAGCACTCAGCATGCTTGAATATGAGAGATCAGGGAAGGCCTTTGAG TTTTTGTTCCCGCAGACTcctcaggtgcagcaggagtcCTAA